One Aneurinibacillus migulanus genomic region harbors:
- a CDS encoding M42 family metallopeptidase, which translates to MNEYLALDIGIVGPGQRSSEQEVSFCANASAALAFSHDLIRGLIGPGVDASHSLERTHIDSVHHTARLLHLYLMTSSPAYLTQYESRKGKK; encoded by the coding sequence GTGAATGAATATCTGGCCCTTGATATCGGTATTGTTGGTCCTGGTCAGCGTTCAAGCGAGCAGGAAGTTTCCTTTTGTGCAAATGCAAGCGCGGCATTGGCTTTTAGTCATGACTTGATTCGTGGATTGATAGGGCCGGGTGTGGATGCTTCTCATTCGCTGGAGCGCACACATATAGATAGTGTACATCATACGGCACGCCTCTTGCATCTGTACTTGATGACATCATCACCTGCTTATCTAACTCAATATGAAAGTCGAAAGGGTAAGAAATAA
- a CDS encoding ATP-dependent DNA helicase, whose product MATYSKTLHRIFKRNGILAGYLPQYQPRRAQFEMANLVLRCLKQEQHGLIEAGTGTGKSFGYTLPAAWWALKNEKRVIISTNTITLQQQLLEKELPMVRNVIQKLDPELAEEFRFELAKGRGNYICKRRFDELLKDSLAKETQDMPILNRLKSKLPSMKKGDRDETALPIPPGLFQAIRGDGDDCLGKNSPFYKECFIQNARKKLQNAQIIVVNHALFFTDLILRRQGASILPEYDAVIMDEAHRVEDQVTKQYTYHVSIEEIHTLFNRFLKKRAHWARELDAPDLHQQVEGIRVRLTAQLVELFAPLARALAERPQNEYLLKKSIVAHDACKPFFKQWKALFIDKRKEIEAQEGEGETVIGLSRYIAQIEQMEHMVTHVLLNQSPDEWATWVSYEEPARDEHTPLIRDDLAWGSLLHLYSAPIDVSELLREELFEQKTVILTSATLTTQGDFSFVANRMGIDEYETMETPSPFKYDEQAVLLVPEDVPAPTEQEYEAFLIASMKEIVASTRGRTFFLFTSYGQMNRIYEAMRPWLEKYELHGLLHGPDISRDQLLQQFRTGTNHVLFGCESFWEGVDVPGDDLVCVVIAKLPFPVPSDPLTQARTERLRKRGRDSFMEYMLPFSILRLKQGFGRLIRTRRDRGVVVILDSRLHTKRYGAQVLSSLPPARLAKSMEELHRFFIG is encoded by the coding sequence ATGGCAACGTATTCAAAAACACTGCATCGGATATTCAAACGAAATGGGATTCTTGCTGGTTATCTGCCGCAATATCAGCCGCGTCGCGCCCAGTTCGAGATGGCTAATCTCGTGCTGCGTTGCTTAAAGCAGGAGCAGCACGGACTGATTGAGGCAGGAACCGGAACGGGTAAATCCTTCGGTTATACATTGCCCGCCGCCTGGTGGGCACTAAAAAACGAAAAACGGGTTATCATATCAACAAATACCATTACGCTCCAGCAACAGTTGCTCGAAAAAGAACTGCCCATGGTACGCAACGTTATCCAAAAGCTTGACCCGGAGCTTGCTGAAGAATTTCGCTTTGAACTGGCAAAGGGGCGCGGCAACTATATTTGCAAACGGCGCTTTGATGAATTGTTGAAAGACAGTCTGGCAAAAGAAACACAGGATATGCCTATACTCAATCGTCTTAAGAGCAAATTACCGTCCATGAAAAAAGGTGACCGGGATGAGACAGCACTGCCCATCCCACCTGGGTTGTTCCAGGCCATCCGTGGTGATGGTGACGACTGCCTAGGCAAGAACAGCCCGTTTTATAAAGAGTGCTTCATTCAGAATGCGCGCAAAAAGCTACAAAATGCCCAAATCATTGTGGTAAACCATGCATTGTTCTTCACCGATTTGATTCTCAGGCGCCAGGGTGCCAGTATTCTGCCCGAATATGATGCGGTCATTATGGACGAAGCGCACCGCGTGGAAGATCAGGTAACAAAGCAGTATACCTATCATGTCAGCATTGAAGAGATACATACGCTGTTCAATCGCTTCCTTAAGAAACGGGCGCACTGGGCCCGTGAATTGGATGCGCCTGATTTGCATCAGCAAGTGGAAGGCATACGCGTACGGTTGACCGCTCAGCTCGTCGAACTGTTTGCCCCGTTGGCACGCGCGCTAGCCGAACGACCGCAAAATGAATATTTATTGAAGAAAAGCATTGTTGCACACGATGCATGCAAACCGTTTTTCAAACAATGGAAAGCCTTGTTCATCGATAAACGTAAAGAAATCGAAGCGCAGGAAGGTGAAGGCGAAACCGTAATTGGACTAAGCCGTTACATCGCGCAAATCGAACAAATGGAGCATATGGTAACACACGTATTGCTAAACCAATCACCGGACGAGTGGGCAACCTGGGTGTCATACGAAGAGCCTGCCCGGGATGAACACACACCGCTTATTCGGGACGATCTCGCCTGGGGTTCCCTGCTGCACCTGTATTCTGCTCCAATTGATGTCAGCGAACTGCTCCGTGAAGAACTATTCGAACAGAAAACGGTCATTCTTACATCCGCAACACTAACAACCCAGGGTGATTTCTCTTTCGTAGCGAATCGGATGGGAATCGATGAATACGAAACGATGGAGACACCGAGTCCATTTAAATACGACGAACAGGCAGTTCTGCTCGTACCAGAGGACGTACCTGCCCCTACTGAACAAGAGTACGAGGCGTTCCTGATCGCTTCCATGAAAGAAATCGTCGCCTCCACCCGGGGCCGGACTTTCTTTCTATTCACTTCCTACGGACAGATGAATCGCATATATGAAGCAATGCGGCCTTGGCTTGAAAAATACGAGTTACATGGACTGTTGCATGGCCCTGATATTTCACGCGATCAGTTACTACAACAATTCCGTACCGGAACCAATCATGTTCTTTTCGGCTGTGAATCGTTCTGGGAAGGTGTAGATGTACCTGGTGACGACCTCGTATGTGTTGTCATTGCCAAGCTGCCATTCCCTGTACCAAGCGACCCGCTTACCCAGGCACGAACCGAGCGTCTGCGCAAGCGGGGCCGGGATAGCTTCATGGAGTATATGTTGCCGTTTTCCATCCTGCGGCTTAAGCAAGGTTTTGGCCGACTCATCCGTACACGCCGTGACCGGGGTGTCGTCGTCATTCTCGATTCACGCCTGCATACGAAACGATACGGTGCTCAGGTACTTTCCAGTCTACCACCCGCCCGGCTTGCCAAAAGCATGGAGGAATTACACCGCTTTTTTATAGGTTGA
- a CDS encoding class I SAM-dependent methyltransferase, protein MLISQLCKEQDFEAEWFTNACAQLQHPHMYHRKLWEFCYIYQGLLERGMLAPGKRGLGFGVGKERLVSGFAAQGCEIVATDLDFDRAKAQGWVDSNQHSNNLEGLNQYGLCDAEQFFKLVTFENADMNHISDKYNNGFDFTWSSCTFEHCGSIELGKQFIVNQMKCLRPGGVAIHTTEFNLSSNDTTLDHGVTVLFRKQDIEWMVETLRGEGHSIDIDYSVGDGHIESFVDVPPYTNQYHLRLQLGQFVSTSIGLIIKKAEA, encoded by the coding sequence ATGTTAATATCCCAGCTATGCAAAGAGCAGGACTTTGAGGCCGAGTGGTTTACGAACGCTTGCGCACAACTGCAGCATCCTCATATGTATCACCGGAAGTTATGGGAATTCTGCTATATTTATCAGGGGCTTCTTGAGAGAGGGATGCTTGCTCCCGGCAAAAGAGGATTAGGGTTTGGCGTAGGAAAAGAACGGCTTGTATCCGGTTTTGCAGCACAAGGCTGTGAGATTGTGGCAACAGATTTAGATTTTGATAGAGCGAAAGCACAAGGGTGGGTAGACTCAAATCAGCATAGCAATAACCTTGAAGGATTAAATCAATATGGATTGTGTGATGCAGAACAATTCTTTAAATTAGTAACTTTTGAGAATGCTGATATGAACCATATTAGCGATAAATATAATAACGGTTTCGATTTTACATGGTCATCATGCACATTCGAGCACTGCGGTTCCATTGAATTAGGAAAGCAGTTTATTGTGAATCAGATGAAATGTTTACGTCCTGGTGGTGTGGCGATTCATACGACAGAGTTCAACCTATCCTCTAATGATACAACACTCGATCATGGTGTAACCGTGCTTTTTAGAAAACAGGACATTGAATGGATGGTAGAAACATTAAGGGGTGAAGGCCACTCCATTGATATCGATTATTCTGTCGGGGATGGACATATAGAGTCATTTGTAGATGTCCCTCCTTATACAAACCAGTATCATCTTAGATTACAATTAGGTCAATTTGTATCTACTTCAATCGGCCTTATCATAAAAAAAGCGGAGGCGTGA
- the gmd gene encoding GDP-mannose 4,6-dehydratase, whose product MKTALITGITGQDGAYLAKLLLEKGYRVVGLLAHRSTNPFWRLSYLNIDTQIEFTDGDLTDLSSLIRVIEKIEPDEVYNLAAQSFVGASWQQPILTSQVTGMGVLHMLEAIRATDSQIKFYQASSSEMFGLVQQAVQSEETPFYPRSPYGVAKLFGHWMTKNYRESYNMFTCSGILFNHESPLRGLEFVTRKVTDAVARIAVGEQKELRLGNIDAKRDWGYAGDYVEAMWLMLQQPNPDDYVIATGRTSTVRDMCQIAFNHVGLNYEDYIVIDPQFYRPAEVDILLGNPAKARKQLHWEPKTSFEELIQLMVEADLKRIKEKE is encoded by the coding sequence ATGAAAACTGCATTAATTACCGGGATCACAGGCCAGGATGGAGCCTATCTGGCGAAATTATTATTGGAAAAAGGCTATCGGGTTGTTGGGTTACTTGCACACCGTAGTACCAATCCTTTCTGGAGATTATCCTATTTAAACATAGATACACAAATAGAATTCACCGATGGAGATCTAACGGATCTCTCTTCCCTTATTCGAGTTATAGAAAAAATAGAGCCAGATGAAGTGTATAATTTAGCCGCACAAAGTTTTGTGGGAGCATCCTGGCAGCAGCCGATCCTTACCTCACAAGTGACAGGGATGGGAGTGCTGCATATGCTGGAAGCTATCCGAGCAACCGATTCTCAAATCAAGTTCTATCAAGCCTCTTCGAGCGAGATGTTCGGATTAGTACAGCAAGCCGTTCAATCGGAAGAAACTCCATTCTATCCGAGAAGCCCTTATGGCGTCGCAAAATTATTTGGTCATTGGATGACAAAAAATTATAGGGAAAGTTACAACATGTTTACTTGCAGTGGTATATTATTCAACCACGAATCTCCGTTGCGCGGCCTAGAATTCGTTACTCGGAAGGTCACCGATGCAGTAGCCCGAATTGCAGTTGGTGAACAAAAAGAACTTCGTCTGGGAAATATTGATGCAAAACGGGACTGGGGATATGCAGGTGACTATGTAGAGGCGATGTGGCTTATGCTGCAACAGCCAAATCCTGATGATTATGTAATAGCTACAGGAAGAACCTCAACCGTAAGAGACATGTGCCAAATCGCATTCAATCATGTAGGATTGAATTATGAGGATTATATTGTTATTGATCCTCAATTTTATCGACCTGCAGAAGTTGATATTCTTCTAGGCAATCCGGCCAAAGCAAGAAAACAGCTTCATTGGGAGCCAAAGACAAGTTTTGAAGAACTCATTCAGTTAATGGTGGAAGCGGATTTGAAACGAATAAAAGAGAAGGAGTAA
- a CDS encoding sugar phosphate nucleotidyltransferase: MKFILLSGGSGKRLWPLSNASRAKQFLKMLKNEDAELESMIQRVWRQLHCVQLAKDTHIVTNKAQVDIIQNQIGTRIPLIVEPERRDTFPAIALAASYLYSYAEVSLDEIICVLPVDAYVENRFFERMKEIEKTITESGANLALIGAYPSYPSEKYGYIVPVHYKSSEQMLPYMTVQKFIEKPCEEEAQKLIGQKALWNCGIFAFTLDYLLGLLADNGLPLQYEELVKRYMELPSNSFDYEVVEKAEHIVVIPYEGEWRDLGTWNTLTEKMDTYVIGKGVVSTDSNNTHLINELEIPVAILGLSNIVVVSSPDGILVSDKSASPRMKEIMKNIGQRPMYEERRWGWYRVLDYKKFEDGNEVLTKRLKVLAGKNLSYQMHLKRKEVWTIISGEGEFILDGKWSRVKQGDVLQIPVGARHAAKATSDLELIEVQMGSELIEEDIVRLCMIWEEMEKSV; this comes from the coding sequence GTGAAATTTATTTTGCTTTCCGGTGGATCAGGAAAGAGGTTATGGCCGTTATCCAATGCTTCTCGCGCAAAGCAGTTTTTAAAAATGTTAAAAAATGAAGATGCGGAATTGGAATCCATGATTCAAAGAGTCTGGCGACAATTGCATTGTGTTCAATTAGCAAAGGACACTCATATTGTAACAAACAAAGCGCAAGTTGATATCATTCAAAATCAAATAGGTACCAGGATTCCGCTTATTGTTGAACCGGAGCGACGGGATACATTCCCGGCGATTGCTTTGGCTGCGAGCTATCTTTATTCTTACGCTGAAGTAAGCTTGGACGAAATTATATGCGTATTACCTGTTGATGCTTATGTAGAAAATCGTTTTTTTGAGCGGATGAAGGAGATAGAGAAAACAATAACTGAATCAGGAGCTAATCTTGCTTTAATAGGAGCTTATCCGTCATACCCTTCGGAAAAATACGGTTATATTGTTCCCGTCCATTATAAATCAAGTGAACAAATGTTGCCTTATATGACTGTGCAAAAGTTTATTGAAAAACCTTGCGAGGAAGAGGCACAAAAATTAATTGGGCAAAAAGCGTTATGGAATTGTGGAATATTTGCCTTTACACTCGATTATTTGCTTGGTCTACTGGCTGACAACGGACTTCCTCTGCAATACGAAGAATTGGTAAAACGTTATATGGAACTTCCTTCAAACAGCTTTGATTATGAGGTTGTAGAAAAAGCCGAGCATATTGTGGTTATCCCTTATGAAGGTGAGTGGCGAGACCTCGGTACATGGAATACATTAACGGAAAAGATGGATACGTATGTAATCGGCAAAGGCGTTGTCAGTACTGATTCCAATAATACACATCTAATTAATGAATTGGAAATCCCGGTTGCTATTTTAGGGCTATCAAATATTGTCGTTGTTTCAAGTCCGGACGGAATTTTAGTATCCGATAAATCAGCTAGTCCGCGCATGAAAGAAATCATGAAAAATATCGGGCAACGACCTATGTATGAAGAGAGGCGCTGGGGCTGGTATCGTGTGCTGGATTACAAAAAATTCGAAGATGGGAATGAAGTATTAACCAAAAGACTCAAGGTTCTGGCCGGTAAGAATCTTAGTTATCAAATGCATTTGAAACGCAAGGAAGTGTGGACCATTATTTCAGGAGAAGGTGAATTTATCCTTGACGGAAAATGGTCGCGGGTAAAACAGGGAGATGTACTCCAAATCCCTGTCGGAGCCAGACATGCAGCCAAAGCAACCTCTGATCTCGAATTGATCGAAGTACAGATGGGCAGCGAGCTGATTGAAGAAGATATTGTTCGTCTCTGTATGATATGGGAGGAAATGGAGAAAAGCGTATGA
- a CDS encoding glycosyltransferase, whose product MNPNTFKINWVGSQCIDHSLALVNREICKRLIAENKFDIGIIPYEEDPHFVISKEIEPIKERYTAASSQAHITVRHQWPPDFTGPNSNRWILMQPWEFGSIPRKWYIPMKYWVDEIWVYSTYNKECYVRSGIPESKIKVIPLGVDENKFHNNVEPIALNTNKSFKFLFVGGTIARKGIDVLLQAYLDEFTQEDDVCLVIKDFGTDSSYKGRNFGEIIQQIQSNKNNPEILYMNHHLSTDELAGLYRACDCLAHPYRGEGFGLPIIEAMACGTPAIVPSLGPSKDFCQEDTTFFISSQQERLVDKKISEMETVDFPWWLKIDKNELQRKMRFAYENPDIVQQKGQKASREILSTFTWNRSALLVSERLQEMLTEEQTTRLNAQEIINEEIKKGIELYQQNLANEALGIFLRVLDVYPTSTHARYYAAGAYLQKKEMNEALEHFVFISNTMHRQSESFQATIWNYIGICYVSLKEYDKAIDSFRKGMKGDSINQSEAINCYQEMMKHSDKKEILVEVYRDLGMHYFEIGNDFQSEEMYTKALEIDANRQDVQQSLQKVQERIMRIKETYASRRSVSEVKDVKELYHRIAHKFEGGEEVIRQLREYWLPYFLPGDKVLDIGCGNGLLMEMLNRIGVETEGIDFDKEKVAQGRAKGLNIEEKRAEDFLAGKEATYDGIFMGHIVEHLAPHDLLNLLIQCTNALKNNGKLIILTPNIAHTPVLENFWLDLTHVRPYPKLLMESILETLGLTVKESNYQNDNYDYYVVAQKNVHEVLWQSPIYNASGYAEEQKSILDALRPFSLKIKVEPVEPQQKPELTSKEMKNYLEGLQNNKLEQLLIHYQAAPAYLFAPPRAPISIGRTMFETDSLPPGWVEKMNGLTEIWVPSEFNRETFAAAGVDKERIFILPGTLDDQLYNPERVQPYPLERANLFNFLSVFDWSKRKGWDVLLRAYFKEFSANEDVCLILKVSKMQEANVSPYEEVLEQVKKLGLSSAPSVHIIESYFTEEEMIRLYAAVDAFVLPSRGEGWGRPYMEAMAMALPTIGTRWGGQTAFMNDTNSYLIDIEGVVPIDRNIPYFGQFDGHKWAEPSEEHLRLLMRSVYENAEQAKQVGKRARKEVFATFSKSKVAERMYRRIDELVQRFYS is encoded by the coding sequence TTGAATCCAAATACGTTTAAAATCAACTGGGTAGGATCGCAATGTATCGACCATAGCCTGGCTTTGGTAAATCGAGAAATATGTAAAAGACTTATAGCTGAAAATAAGTTTGATATTGGGATTATTCCTTATGAAGAAGATCCTCATTTTGTTATAAGCAAAGAAATAGAGCCGATTAAGGAAAGATATACTGCCGCAAGTAGCCAGGCACATATAACGGTAAGGCATCAGTGGCCGCCCGATTTTACCGGGCCGAATAGCAATCGATGGATTTTGATGCAGCCATGGGAATTTGGCTCGATTCCACGGAAATGGTACATTCCTATGAAATATTGGGTGGATGAAATTTGGGTTTATAGTACGTACAATAAGGAATGCTATGTACGCTCCGGAATACCGGAGAGCAAAATCAAAGTGATTCCGCTTGGTGTCGATGAAAATAAGTTCCACAATAATGTAGAGCCAATTGCTCTAAATACGAATAAATCCTTTAAGTTTTTATTCGTTGGCGGAACGATTGCACGTAAAGGGATCGATGTATTGTTGCAAGCATATCTGGATGAATTTACACAGGAAGACGATGTTTGTTTGGTGATTAAAGATTTTGGAACAGATTCTTCCTATAAAGGAAGGAACTTTGGAGAGATTATTCAACAAATACAATCGAATAAAAACAATCCTGAGATTTTATATATGAACCATCATTTATCTACTGATGAGTTGGCAGGCTTATATAGAGCATGTGATTGTTTAGCCCATCCTTACCGCGGCGAGGGATTTGGGCTGCCCATTATTGAAGCAATGGCTTGCGGTACGCCTGCAATCGTTCCTTCTTTAGGACCAAGTAAAGACTTCTGCCAGGAAGATACCACTTTTTTTATTTCGAGTCAGCAAGAAAGATTGGTAGACAAAAAAATTAGTGAAATGGAAACCGTTGATTTTCCGTGGTGGCTGAAAATTGACAAAAACGAATTGCAAAGAAAAATGAGATTTGCATACGAAAATCCGGATATAGTACAGCAAAAAGGACAAAAGGCAAGTCGAGAAATTCTTTCTACATTTACTTGGAACCGCAGTGCCCTATTAGTTTCCGAACGGTTGCAGGAAATGCTTACCGAGGAGCAAACGACAAGATTAAACGCTCAAGAAATCATCAATGAAGAAATCAAAAAGGGAATAGAGTTATACCAACAAAATTTAGCAAATGAAGCGTTAGGTATTTTTTTACGTGTCCTTGATGTATATCCGACTTCAACTCATGCAAGGTATTATGCTGCTGGTGCTTATTTGCAGAAAAAGGAAATGAACGAGGCGCTTGAACATTTTGTTTTTATCTCTAACACGATGCACCGGCAATCTGAATCTTTTCAGGCTACGATCTGGAATTACATCGGTATTTGCTATGTAAGTCTGAAGGAATACGATAAGGCAATCGATTCATTTCGCAAAGGAATGAAAGGAGATTCTATAAATCAGTCCGAGGCTATTAATTGTTACCAGGAGATGATGAAGCATTCCGATAAAAAGGAAATATTAGTTGAAGTATATCGTGATTTAGGCATGCATTATTTTGAGATAGGAAATGATTTTCAATCAGAAGAGATGTATACAAAAGCTTTGGAAATCGATGCAAACCGGCAGGATGTTCAACAAAGCCTGCAAAAAGTACAGGAACGGATAATGCGTATAAAAGAAACATATGCAAGCCGCCGTTCGGTATCCGAAGTAAAAGATGTCAAGGAATTGTATCATCGTATCGCCCATAAATTTGAAGGCGGGGAAGAAGTTATACGTCAGCTTCGGGAATATTGGCTGCCTTATTTCCTTCCAGGAGACAAAGTTCTAGATATTGGCTGCGGCAATGGTCTTCTTATGGAGATGTTGAATCGCATCGGTGTTGAAACGGAAGGAATCGATTTTGACAAGGAGAAGGTTGCACAGGGCAGGGCAAAAGGATTGAATATCGAGGAGAAAAGAGCAGAAGATTTTCTGGCCGGGAAAGAGGCTACGTATGATGGCATTTTCATGGGACATATTGTTGAGCACCTTGCTCCCCATGACTTGTTAAATTTATTAATCCAATGTACTAACGCTTTAAAGAATAACGGAAAACTTATTATTCTAACACCAAACATTGCTCATACTCCTGTGCTTGAGAACTTTTGGCTGGATCTGACGCATGTTCGCCCTTACCCGAAGTTATTAATGGAGTCCATTTTAGAAACCTTGGGACTAACAGTAAAAGAGAGCAATTATCAAAACGATAACTATGATTATTATGTCGTCGCGCAAAAGAATGTCCATGAGGTATTATGGCAGTCTCCGATTTATAATGCTTCCGGGTATGCCGAGGAACAGAAATCGATTTTGGATGCATTAAGGCCATTTTCTTTAAAAATAAAAGTTGAACCTGTAGAGCCTCAACAAAAGCCTGAATTAACAAGTAAGGAAATGAAAAATTATTTAGAAGGCCTGCAAAATAACAAATTAGAACAATTGCTTATTCACTATCAAGCAGCTCCTGCTTATTTATTTGCTCCTCCTCGTGCCCCAATCTCCATTGGACGCACGATGTTTGAGACAGACTCACTCCCTCCTGGTTGGGTTGAGAAGATGAATGGATTAACTGAAATATGGGTGCCATCTGAATTTAATAGAGAAACATTTGCGGCGGCAGGCGTGGACAAAGAACGAATCTTTATTTTGCCAGGAACACTTGATGACCAGCTATATAATCCCGAACGGGTCCAACCTTATCCTCTCGAACGTGCAAATTTATTCAACTTTTTGTCGGTATTTGATTGGAGTAAGCGTAAAGGTTGGGATGTACTGCTTAGAGCTTATTTTAAGGAGTTCTCTGCCAACGAAGATGTGTGCTTGATTCTAAAAGTAAGCAAAATGCAGGAAGCAAATGTAAGCCCCTATGAAGAAGTTTTAGAGCAAGTAAAAAAACTGGGATTAAGCAGTGCCCCTTCCGTTCATATCATTGAATCCTATTTTACAGAAGAAGAGATGATTCGATTATATGCTGCTGTGGATGCGTTTGTATTGCCTTCGCGTGGAGAAGGCTGGGGGCGTCCCTATATGGAAGCTATGGCAATGGCTTTGCCTACGATCGGAACGCGCTGGGGAGGACAGACTGCTTTTATGAACGATACAAACAGTTATTTAATTGATATAGAAGGGGTAGTGCCTATTGATCGAAACATCCCATATTTTGGGCAATTTGATGGGCATAAATGGGCTGAGCCGAGCGAGGAGCATTTGAGGCTTTTGATGCGTAGTGTATATGAAAATGCCGAGCAAGCAAAGCAGGTTGGGAAGAGAGCCAGAAAAGAAGTCTTCGCTACATTCTCGAAATCAAAAGTGGCCGAGCGAATGTACCGGAGGATTGACGAGCTTGTTCAGCGTTTTTATAGTTGA
- the nadE gene encoding ammonia-dependent NAD(+) synthetase — protein sequence MALQLQQQIIEALQVSPKIDPADEERKRIDFLKEYLTQTNMNGYVLGISGGQDSTLAGRLAQRAVEELRTETKKEYTFIAVRLPYGVQKDEEDAQLALDFIQPDKTLTVNIKPAVDAADESFTKATGEKMSYYLKGNTKARERMKVQYDIGAYYKLLVIGTDHAAEAITGFFTKYGDGACDVVPLYGLNKRQGRQILKYMGADERLYTKIPTADLEDDKPLLPDETALGVSYEDIDDYLEGKEVSPKATETIERHYMNSRHKRHEPVSIFDTWWKK from the coding sequence ATGGCTCTTCAGCTGCAGCAGCAAATCATTGAAGCATTGCAAGTTAGCCCGAAAATTGACCCGGCTGACGAAGAAAGAAAACGCATTGATTTTCTTAAAGAATATTTAACCCAAACTAATATGAACGGCTACGTACTTGGTATTTCCGGAGGGCAGGATTCAACACTAGCCGGTCGTCTAGCACAACGTGCCGTCGAAGAACTTCGAACCGAAACGAAGAAGGAATATACGTTCATTGCCGTTCGTCTGCCGTATGGCGTACAAAAAGACGAGGAGGACGCACAGCTTGCCCTGGACTTTATTCAACCGGATAAAACCCTGACCGTTAATATTAAACCGGCAGTAGATGCGGCGGACGAATCATTTACGAAAGCCACGGGCGAGAAAATGTCCTACTACCTGAAAGGAAACACAAAAGCGCGGGAAAGAATGAAAGTGCAATACGATATTGGCGCATATTATAAATTGCTTGTTATTGGAACCGATCATGCGGCGGAGGCGATTACCGGCTTCTTTACTAAATATGGAGATGGTGCATGCGATGTAGTACCTCTGTATGGACTTAATAAGCGCCAAGGCCGCCAGATTCTTAAATATATGGGGGCAGATGAACGTCTGTATACGAAAATCCCAACTGCAGATTTGGAGGACGATAAGCCTCTACTTCCAGATGAGACGGCGCTCGGCGTCTCATATGAAGACATCGATGATTATTTGGAAGGAAAAGAAGTTAGTCCGAAAGCAACAGAAACGATTGAGAGGCACTATATGAACTCGCGTCATAAGCGTCATGAACCTGTATCAATATTTGATACATGGTGGAAGAAATAA
- a CDS encoding FkbM family methyltransferase: protein MSPIEHIDDNTVLTKLLTFGPSIYLDKRDALQNLIIQHGFWEKAVTDVFLSLVKPGMTVLDIGANCGYYSLLAAMYVGPHGKVHAFEPSPLHHDNLMKSIAKNGFNQIELHKVALTNIDGETTLYISRLGGASIYNPGLPGTIEAKVKTVVFTEYFPKQKVDIIKIDIDGSEPLIMDGLFQLIDSNDNIQIIMEYCPFIWRGSGYQPLPILQRFAERGFNFHIIRHDGTLVPATIEQLETYSEPAHLDLKIGRSM, encoded by the coding sequence GTGTCCCCCATTGAACACATAGATGATAACACTGTATTAACAAAATTGTTAACCTTTGGACCTAGCATCTATTTGGATAAAAGAGATGCTCTACAGAACCTTATTATTCAACATGGGTTTTGGGAAAAAGCAGTAACGGATGTTTTTTTGAGCTTAGTAAAGCCGGGGATGACCGTCTTAGACATTGGTGCTAATTGCGGTTATTATTCTCTTCTGGCTGCCATGTATGTTGGTCCGCATGGAAAAGTTCATGCATTTGAGCCGAGCCCGCTTCATCATGATAATTTGATGAAAAGTATAGCAAAAAACGGGTTTAATCAGATTGAGCTGCATAAAGTCGCATTAACGAATATAGACGGTGAAACAACACTCTATATTTCTAGATTAGGAGGGGCCAGCATCTATAATCCGGGGCTTCCAGGAACAATTGAAGCTAAAGTAAAGACCGTTGTATTCACAGAATATTTCCCGAAACAAAAGGTAGACATTATCAAAATAGACATCGATGGGTCAGAACCACTAATTATGGATGGTTTGTTCCAGCTTATTGATAGTAATGATAACATCCAAATCATCATGGAATATTGCCCGTTCATATGGAGAGGAAGCGGATATCAGCCTCTGCCCATTTTGCAAAGATTTGCGGAGCGCGGTTTCAATTTTCATATCATTCGTCATGACGGTACGCTCGTTCCAGCTACGATCGAGCAACTGGAGACGTATTCAGAACCGGCTCACCTTGATTTAAAAATCGGAAGAAGCATGTAA